The Hypomesus transpacificus isolate Combined female chromosome 3, fHypTra1, whole genome shotgun sequence genome has a window encoding:
- the cfd gene encoding complement factor D — translation MEARRMVQLAAALLTLATHSEGILDGREASPHSRPYMASIQEPKDGGFAHLCGGFLVADQWVMTAAHCFTSGTAGMIVILGAHSKTADENTKQRFEIQNLYSHPNYNSVNYDNDITLIKLDRAVEQTEAVKTVKYLRAGGSNPDTNDDVSTAGWGALGNFGSYPDKLMEVDIKIIARSICFKNDRYGDDFTENMMCAAGSHKDSCKGDSGGPLLFQGVVVGITSNGGRKCGGLKKPGLYTIISRYTEWIDSSMAQ, via the exons ATGGAAGCCAGAAGGATGGTGCAGCTAGCTGCTGCTCTGCTCACCCTCGCAACACACA GTGAGGGCATCCTCGATGGGCGGGAGGCGAGCCCACACTCCCGTCCCTACATGGCGTCTATTCAGGAGCCAAAGGACGGTGGATTTGCTCATTTGTGTGGAGGGTTTTTGGTAGCGGACCAATGGGTGATGACTGCAGCTCACTGCTTCACATCTGG AACTGCAGGCATGATCGTCATCCTCGGGGCACATTCCAAGACTGCCGACGAGAACACCAAGCAACGATTTGAGATTCAGAACCTTTATAGTCATCCAAATTACAACTCTGTCAACTACGATAACGACATCACTCTGATCAAG TTGGACCGTGCTGTCGAGCAAACAGAAGCGGTGAAGACGGTGAAGTACCTTCGTGCGGGCGGGTCCAACCCCGACACCAACGACGATGTGAGCACGGCCGGCTGGGGGGCGCTCGGCAACTTTGGATCGTACCCTGACAAGCTCATGGAGGTGGACATCAAGATCATCGCACGGTCCATCTGTTTCAAAAACGATCGCTATGGAGATGATTTCACTGAAAACATGATGTGTGCTGCCGGGTCCCATAAGGACTCCTGTAAA ggGGACTCGGGAGGTCCTCTGCTGTTCCAGGGCGTGGTGGTGGGCATCACCTCTAACGGAGGGAGGAAGTGTGGAGGCCTTAAGAAGCCAGGCCTCTACACCATCATCTCCCGCTACACAGAGTGGATCGACTCCAGTATGGCCCAGTGA